A stretch of the Bacillus sp. FJAT-18017 genome encodes the following:
- the rpoN gene encoding RNA polymerase factor sigma-54 — MEMRTGIWQQQQIKLSLTQELTQAIALLQYNTQELASFLEAKSLENPLLEVGPTDRYRVKKRVASSERKDHDINGVPTEAHPTLEEYLFSQIPPGKINKFTRLIYKLLILNMDENGYFRGDVDQIATSAKTSSDMVEDCLAEIQRLDPAGIGARNLQECLLLQLERQGDSAENARRIISGHFSDFADKKWKQLSKELKISLPEIQQVQDLIQTLNPRPGAPFSPEKAAYIVPDVVVKNIEGQWTVELLEGTVPNIGFNDSLYRSLTAVGDRQAIKFLNDKFNDYQWLARSIKQRNETILKVAAKIIEKQPAFFENRKGQLRPLTMKEIADEIGVHESTVSRTVREKYLGTPFGTFELKSFFPSGIQTIADSNASSVEVKALIKECISQEDKKRPVSDQDIANKLMDSEGLVISRRTVAKYREQLGIASSSKRKRF, encoded by the coding sequence ATGGAAATGCGAACTGGTATATGGCAGCAGCAGCAAATCAAATTGTCCCTGACCCAGGAATTAACCCAGGCGATTGCCTTGCTCCAATATAATACTCAAGAGCTAGCGAGCTTCCTTGAAGCAAAGTCCTTAGAGAACCCGCTGCTTGAAGTCGGTCCAACAGACAGGTACCGGGTAAAGAAGCGGGTAGCAAGCAGCGAACGGAAGGATCACGATATAAACGGTGTTCCGACCGAAGCGCACCCGACTCTTGAGGAATATTTATTTTCCCAGATACCTCCTGGAAAAATTAATAAATTTACGAGATTAATATATAAGCTATTGATTCTGAATATGGATGAAAACGGCTATTTCCGCGGGGATGTCGATCAAATTGCAACGAGTGCAAAGACAAGCAGCGATATGGTTGAGGACTGCCTTGCTGAAATTCAAAGATTGGATCCAGCTGGCATTGGAGCCAGGAACCTGCAGGAATGCCTGCTTTTGCAGCTTGAGCGGCAGGGGGACAGCGCGGAGAATGCTAGAAGGATTATCTCAGGGCATTTTTCGGATTTCGCCGATAAAAAATGGAAACAGCTCTCGAAGGAACTGAAAATCAGCCTTCCTGAAATTCAGCAGGTCCAGGATTTAATTCAAACGTTAAATCCACGTCCGGGGGCTCCTTTTTCTCCAGAAAAAGCTGCCTATATTGTTCCGGATGTGGTTGTTAAAAATATAGAGGGCCAGTGGACAGTCGAATTATTGGAAGGGACCGTACCGAATATCGGCTTTAATGATAGCCTTTACCGAAGCTTGACTGCGGTCGGGGACAGGCAGGCGATCAAGTTCCTAAATGACAAATTCAATGATTATCAATGGCTTGCAAGAAGTATCAAGCAGCGAAATGAAACAATACTGAAAGTCGCTGCAAAAATCATTGAAAAGCAACCCGCCTTTTTTGAAAACAGAAAAGGCCAGCTTCGTCCGCTTACCATGAAAGAAATCGCCGATGAAATCGGTGTTCATGAATCTACGGTTAGCCGGACTGTCCGGGAAAAATATTTAGGCACTCCATTTGGGACATTCGAACTGAAATCCTTTTTCCCGTCAGGAATTCAAACTATTGCAGACAGCAACGCCTCTTCGGTCGAAGTGAAAGCGCTTATAAAAGAGTGCATTAGCCAGGAAGACAAGAAACGCCCAGTTTCCGATCAGGATATTGCCAACAAGTTAATGGACTCCGAAGGCCTTGTCATCTCAAGGCGGACCGTCGCAAAATACCGTGAACAGCTCGGCATCGCCTCATCCTCAAAGCGAAAACGATTTTAG
- the tpiA gene encoding triose-phosphate isomerase, with translation MRRPIIAGNWKMHKTLSEAKSFVEEVKGLVPDNSKIDSVVCAPALFLSTLVTETEGYAVEIGAQNMHFEDKGAFTGEISPAALADLGVKYVIIGHSERREMFNETDESVNKKTLTAFKHGLTPIVCCGETLEQRENGETNDFVAGQIEKALNSLTEDQVKQTVIAYEPIWAIGTGKSSTAEDANEVCAHIRKTVAEQFSQEAADAIRIQYGGSVKPENIREYMDQPDIDGALVGGASLEANSFLQLLEAGKNE, from the coding sequence ATGCGAAGACCGATCATAGCGGGCAACTGGAAAATGCACAAAACCTTATCAGAAGCCAAAAGCTTTGTAGAAGAAGTGAAAGGCCTTGTTCCCGATAATTCGAAGATTGACTCGGTTGTCTGTGCTCCAGCACTGTTTTTATCAACGCTGGTAACTGAAACCGAAGGATACGCAGTTGAAATTGGCGCCCAAAATATGCATTTTGAAGACAAAGGTGCGTTTACAGGTGAAATCAGCCCTGCTGCACTTGCTGATCTCGGCGTAAAATATGTTATTATCGGTCATTCCGAACGTCGTGAAATGTTCAATGAAACAGATGAATCTGTTAATAAAAAAACTCTTACCGCATTCAAGCATGGGCTAACACCGATTGTATGCTGCGGAGAAACTCTTGAACAGCGCGAGAACGGAGAAACGAATGATTTCGTTGCTGGCCAAATCGAAAAGGCACTTAATAGCCTGACTGAAGACCAGGTTAAACAAACAGTTATTGCCTATGAACCAATTTGGGCAATCGGAACAGGAAAATCATCGACAGCTGAAGATGCAAACGAAGTATGCGCCCATATCCGCAAAACCGTCGCAGAGCAATTTTCACAAGAAGCCGCAGATGCGATCCGCATTCAGTACGGCGGCAGCGTAAAGCCTGAAAATATCCGTGAATACATGGACCAGCCGGATATCGACGGCGCTCTTGTCGGCGGAGCCAGTCTGGAAGCAAATTCGTTCCTTCAGCTTTTGGAGGCAGGCAAGAATGAGTAA
- a CDS encoding glutaredoxin family protein, which yields MTKLTFYTRANCPLCEKAKADILEIKQDIEFEIEEIDISTSDELTEEFGLMIPVIYIDGEEVGYGIVNELYLRNRLQEKQRNHIS from the coding sequence ATGACAAAGCTAACCTTTTATACCCGCGCCAACTGCCCGCTTTGTGAAAAAGCCAAGGCTGATATACTCGAGATTAAACAGGATATTGAATTCGAGATTGAAGAAATTGATATCAGTACTAGTGATGAGCTGACGGAGGAGTTCGGACTGATGATTCCGGTTATTTACATAGATGGCGAAGAAGTTGGTTACGGAATTGTGAATGAATTATATTTACGTAACCGCTTGCAGGAAAAACAACGTAATCATATTAGTTGA
- a CDS encoding phosphoglycerate kinase, with translation MNKKTLKDVDVKGKRVFCRVDFNVPMQDGKITDETRIRAALPTIQHLIEQGAKVILASHFGRPKGKVVEEMRLAPVGARLGELLGKNVQTANEAYGDAVKTQIDSLNEGDVVLLENVRFYPGEEKNDPELAKEFAALADIYVNDAFGAAHRAHASTEGVAHHLPAVAGFLMEKELEVLGKAMSNPERPFTAIIGGAKVKDKIGVIENLLDKVDHLIIGGGLAYTFVKAQGHEVGKSLLEEDKIDLAKSFIEKAKEKGVSFHMPVDVVIADGFSPDANTQVVDIDKIPSDWEALDIGPKTAETYRDVIKGSKLVIWNGPMGVFEFDKFAGGTKAVAEALAESEGTYSVIGGGDSAAAVEKFDLADKMSHISTGGGASLEFIEGKQLPGVVALNDK, from the coding sequence ATGAACAAGAAGACGCTTAAAGATGTCGATGTAAAAGGGAAACGCGTATTTTGCCGTGTGGACTTCAACGTCCCGATGCAAGATGGCAAAATCACTGATGAAACAAGGATCCGTGCCGCGCTTCCGACAATTCAGCACTTAATCGAACAGGGTGCCAAGGTCATCCTGGCAAGCCACTTCGGGCGCCCGAAAGGCAAAGTCGTTGAAGAAATGCGCCTCGCACCTGTTGGCGCAAGACTTGGCGAACTATTGGGCAAGAATGTTCAGACTGCTAACGAAGCCTATGGCGACGCAGTCAAAACGCAAATTGACAGCCTGAACGAAGGCGACGTCGTCCTTTTGGAAAACGTCCGCTTCTATCCTGGTGAAGAGAAGAACGACCCTGAACTAGCTAAAGAATTCGCTGCACTAGCAGATATCTATGTTAACGACGCATTCGGTGCAGCGCACCGTGCCCATGCATCAACAGAAGGCGTTGCACACCATCTTCCAGCAGTCGCTGGCTTCCTTATGGAAAAAGAACTTGAGGTTCTCGGCAAAGCAATGTCCAATCCGGAGCGCCCATTCACAGCAATCATCGGCGGCGCAAAGGTAAAGGACAAGATTGGCGTCATCGAAAACCTGCTTGATAAAGTAGACCATCTGATTATTGGCGGCGGGCTTGCTTACACTTTTGTAAAAGCACAGGGCCACGAAGTTGGAAAATCGCTTCTTGAAGAAGATAAAATTGATCTGGCAAAATCTTTTATCGAAAAGGCAAAAGAAAAAGGTGTTTCCTTCCATATGCCAGTTGACGTAGTCATCGCTGACGGCTTTTCGCCAGATGCAAATACACAGGTAGTCGATATTGATAAAATTCCATCCGACTGGGAAGCGCTCGATATCGGACCGAAGACAGCCGAAACGTATCGTGACGTAATCAAAGGATCGAAGCTTGTTATCTGGAACGGCCCAATGGGAGTTTTCGAATTCGATAAGTTTGCAGGCGGAACAAAGGCTGTAGCCGAAGCACTTGCTGAATCCGAAGGTACATACTCGGTCATCGGCGGGGGCGACAGTGCTGCAGCAGTTGAAAAATTCGACCTTGCAGACAAAATGAGCCACATCTCAACAGGTGGCGGCGCATCACTTGAATTCATAGAAGGCAAACAGCTTCCAGGTGTCGTTGCCCTTAACGATAAATAA
- the gap gene encoding type I glyceraldehyde-3-phosphate dehydrogenase, with product MALKVGINGFGRIGRNVFRAALDNPNIEIVAVNDLTDANMLAHLLKYDTVHGTLKADVTVDGSNLVVGGKTVKVLAERDPAQLPWGDLGVEVVVESTGRFTKRDDAAKHLEGGAKKVIISAPASNEDITIVMGVNEDKYDAANHHVISNASCTTNCLAPFAKVLNDKFGLKRGMMTTIHSYTNDQQILDLPHKDYRRARAAAENMIPTTTGAAKAVALVLPKLKGKLNGMAMRVPTPNVSVVDLVAEFEKDVTAEEVNQALKEAAEGPLKGIMAYTDLPLVSSDYNGSTVSSTIDGLSTMVLEGNMVKVLSWYDNEYGYSNRVVDLCEYIAEKGL from the coding sequence ATGGCATTAAAAGTTGGTATTAATGGATTTGGACGTATCGGACGTAACGTTTTCCGTGCAGCCCTAGATAACCCAAACATTGAAATTGTTGCTGTAAACGACTTGACAGATGCAAACATGCTTGCGCACCTTTTGAAATATGACACTGTCCATGGGACATTAAAAGCAGACGTCACTGTTGACGGCTCCAACCTTGTCGTTGGCGGCAAAACTGTAAAGGTACTTGCTGAGCGCGACCCTGCTCAACTTCCATGGGGCGACCTTGGCGTTGAAGTAGTAGTAGAATCCACTGGACGTTTCACAAAGCGCGATGACGCTGCGAAACACCTTGAAGGCGGCGCGAAGAAAGTTATCATTTCTGCACCAGCTTCCAACGAAGATATCACAATCGTTATGGGCGTAAACGAAGACAAATATGATGCTGCGAACCATCATGTTATCTCCAATGCTTCTTGTACAACAAACTGCCTTGCACCATTTGCTAAGGTACTTAACGACAAGTTCGGTCTAAAGCGCGGTATGATGACAACTATTCACTCATACACAAACGACCAGCAGATCCTTGACTTGCCACATAAGGACTACCGCCGTGCACGTGCAGCTGCAGAAAACATGATCCCAACCACAACTGGTGCTGCAAAAGCGGTTGCCCTAGTTCTTCCTAAACTTAAAGGCAAACTGAACGGTATGGCTATGCGTGTGCCAACTCCAAACGTATCTGTAGTTGACCTAGTAGCTGAGTTTGAAAAAGACGTAACAGCTGAAGAAGTTAACCAGGCACTTAAAGAAGCTGCTGAAGGCCCTCTTAAAGGCATCATGGCATACACTGACCTTCCGCTAGTATCTTCTGACTACAACGGCAGCACTGTTTCTTCTACAATCGATGGCCTGTCCACTATGGTTCTAGAAGGAAACATGGTTAAAGTCCTTTCTTGGTACGATAACGAGTACGGCTACTCTAACCGCGTTGTAGACCTTTGCGAATACATCGCAGAAAAAGGCCTGTAA
- the gpmI gene encoding 2,3-bisphosphoglycerate-independent phosphoglycerate mutase, with protein MSKSPVALIILDGFGFRGERFGNAVAQAKKPNFERYWNQFPHNTLTASGEAVGLPEGQMGNSEVGHLNIGAGRIVYQSLTRVNIAIREGEFAKNETLIGAVRHAKENGTALHLFGLLSDGGVHSHIHHMYALLKLAAEEGLDKVYIHAFLDGRDVGPQTAGAYIEETLEKINEYGVGQIATISGRYYSMDRDKRWERVEKSYRAMVYGDGPSYSEPMQVIEDSYQHGIFDEFVLPSVITDAEGEPVATIKDNDAVIFYNFRPDRAIQISNTFTNKDFRAFDRGEGHPNNLHFVCMTHFSESVDGYVAFKPSNLDNTLGEVLAQNNLKQLRIAETEKYPHVTFFMSGGREEKFPGEERILINSPKVATYDLKPEMSAYEVTDALLKEIEADKFDCILLNFANPDMVGHSGMLEPTVKAVETVDECLGKIVDLLIEKGGTAIITADHGNADEVVTIEGNPMTAHTTNPVPVIVTKEGVELREGGILGDLAPTILGLLGVQKPAEMTGTTLIK; from the coding sequence ATGAGTAAATCCCCTGTAGCACTGATTATTCTCGACGGCTTCGGATTCCGTGGCGAACGTTTCGGGAATGCAGTTGCACAAGCAAAGAAACCGAATTTTGAACGATACTGGAACCAGTTTCCTCATAACACCCTGACGGCAAGCGGTGAGGCAGTCGGTCTTCCGGAAGGCCAGATGGGGAATTCCGAGGTAGGACATCTGAACATCGGTGCTGGCCGGATTGTTTATCAAAGCCTTACCCGCGTGAATATTGCCATTCGCGAAGGTGAGTTTGCAAAAAACGAAACGCTGATTGGTGCGGTTCGCCATGCAAAGGAAAATGGCACAGCCCTTCATTTGTTCGGGCTATTGTCCGATGGCGGCGTCCACAGTCATATCCATCATATGTATGCACTTTTGAAGCTTGCCGCAGAGGAAGGCCTGGACAAGGTGTACATTCATGCATTCCTGGATGGCCGTGACGTTGGCCCGCAAACAGCAGGCGCATATATCGAAGAAACACTGGAAAAAATCAATGAGTATGGCGTTGGCCAAATTGCTACGATTTCCGGACGTTATTACTCAATGGACCGCGACAAGCGCTGGGAGCGTGTCGAAAAATCGTATCGGGCAATGGTATACGGCGACGGACCGTCTTATTCCGAGCCGATGCAAGTCATCGAAGACTCGTACCAGCACGGTATTTTTGACGAATTCGTGCTTCCATCCGTTATAACTGACGCGGAAGGTGAGCCGGTTGCGACGATTAAGGATAATGATGCTGTAATTTTTTACAACTTCCGTCCAGACCGCGCCATCCAGATTTCAAACACGTTTACAAATAAAGACTTCCGGGCGTTCGACCGCGGTGAAGGACATCCGAATAACCTTCACTTTGTTTGCATGACTCACTTCAGCGAATCGGTCGATGGCTATGTGGCTTTTAAGCCAAGCAACCTTGACAATACACTCGGTGAAGTGTTAGCGCAAAACAACCTGAAGCAGCTTCGTATCGCTGAAACCGAAAAATATCCGCACGTTACATTCTTTATGAGCGGCGGACGCGAGGAAAAATTCCCTGGCGAAGAGCGGATTCTCATTAACTCGCCGAAGGTTGCAACCTATGACCTGAAGCCTGAAATGAGCGCTTATGAAGTAACCGATGCACTTTTAAAAGAAATTGAAGCAGACAAGTTTGACTGCATCCTTCTCAACTTTGCCAACCCGGACATGGTCGGCCACTCCGGGATGCTCGAGCCTACTGTCAAAGCTGTTGAGACAGTTGACGAATGCCTGGGTAAAATTGTCGACCTTCTTATTGAAAAAGGCGGCACGGCAATCATCACGGCAGACCACGGTAACGCTGATGAAGTTGTTACGATTGAAGGTAACCCGATGACTGCCCATACAACCAACCCGGTACCGGTCATTGTAACCAAGGAAGGCGTCGAACTAAGGGAAGGCGGAATCCTTGGCGATCTCGCGCCAACTATTCTCGGCCTGCTAGGTGTTCAAAAGCCTGCTGAAATGACTGGGACAACACTGATAAAATAA
- a CDS encoding sugar-binding transcriptional regulator has product MQSFLDIQKRLLPDLLEVMQERYVILRYIGYMQPVGRRSLAVSLGYTERVLRAQVEFLKDQNLITAGVAGMYLTQEGRNLLEDLEGLMRELKGIDVMEMELKHRLGIRNAIIVPGDSDTSPLVKTEIGRATALCMKKLLNGKNIIAVTGGSTMSAVAEELGPDLSSEEIMFVPARGGIGEDVQNQANTITAIMAAKTNGRHRVFYVPDQVSLDIYESFIKEPIVHEVLGLIKSARMVLHGIGDAKTMAERRKTQAADMEKILSNKAVAEAFGYYFNEQGEIVHKVLTIGLQLDDLINVPDVLAVAGGSSKAKAIRSYMKRAPRQTILVTDEGAAKLILQN; this is encoded by the coding sequence ATGCAATCGTTCCTCGATATTCAAAAAAGATTATTACCCGATCTTCTTGAGGTTATGCAAGAGAGATACGTCATTCTGAGATACATAGGTTATATGCAGCCAGTCGGAAGGCGGAGCCTTGCAGTAAGCCTCGGTTATACGGAACGTGTCCTGCGCGCTCAGGTGGAGTTCCTCAAGGACCAAAACCTTATTACAGCAGGGGTTGCCGGCATGTACCTAACCCAGGAAGGAAGGAACCTTCTTGAAGACCTAGAAGGCTTAATGCGTGAACTAAAGGGTATAGATGTAATGGAAATGGAGCTGAAGCATCGCCTTGGCATCCGAAATGCCATCATCGTCCCTGGGGATAGTGATACATCCCCATTGGTAAAAACCGAAATCGGGCGCGCAACAGCCCTTTGCATGAAAAAACTGCTCAATGGAAAGAATATCATCGCTGTAACAGGCGGTTCGACAATGTCGGCCGTTGCAGAAGAACTTGGCCCTGACCTGTCAAGTGAAGAAATCATGTTTGTCCCGGCAAGAGGCGGTATCGGTGAAGATGTCCAAAATCAGGCCAATACTATCACCGCCATCATGGCTGCAAAAACAAATGGCCGGCACAGAGTTTTTTATGTTCCAGACCAAGTGAGCCTTGATATTTACGAGTCATTCATTAAAGAACCAATTGTTCACGAAGTGCTTGGCTTAATCAAGTCTGCACGCATGGTTTTGCACGGGATTGGGGACGCTAAGACAATGGCTGAGCGCCGTAAAACCCAGGCGGCCGATATGGAGAAGATCCTCTCAAACAAGGCTGTGGCCGAAGCATTCGGCTACTATTTTAACGAACAGGGTGAAATCGTCCACAAAGTACTTACCATCGGTCTTCAGCTGGATGACTTGATTAATGTACCGGACGTGCTGGCAGTTGCTGGCGGAAGCTCGAAGGCAAAAGCAATCCGTTCTTACATGAAACGGGCGCCTCGCCAGACCATCCTCGTCACTGACGAAGGAGCGGCAAAGCTGATACTGCAAAATTAA